From the genome of bacterium, one region includes:
- a CDS encoding Crp/Fnr family transcriptional regulator — MLNVSGEVFKRYGRVYQPGEVVVREGDVGESMFIIQEGEVRIHKRIRDRETTLAVLKAGDFFGEMAIIDKEPRSASATAATEAKILVLSKDIFESQIKTNPKIIMSILRKMSERLRAADRQIKTLLMRDNHSRVTGTLLLLMSKRGTPSEQGVVMDRKETLDELVNMTGLPLEKAEEVLETLRRAGIVRFENNVMMVKSADSLERFMNYLEMKEEFGL; from the coding sequence ATGCTTAACGTTAGCGGAGAGGTTTTCAAACGATACGGACGCGTCTACCAACCCGGAGAGGTGGTCGTCCGGGAGGGCGACGTGGGCGAATCGATGTTCATCATCCAAGAGGGCGAGGTCAGGATCCACAAAAGGATTCGCGACCGCGAGACCACGTTGGCGGTACTTAAGGCCGGGGATTTTTTCGGCGAGATGGCGATTATCGATAAAGAACCCCGTTCCGCGAGTGCGACCGCGGCGACCGAAGCCAAGATCCTCGTCCTATCGAAGGATATATTCGAATCGCAAATTAAAACTAATCCTAAAATAATAATGTCTATCCTGCGGAAGATGAGTGAACGGCTGCGCGCCGCCGACCGCCAGATAAAAACCCTCCTCATGCGAGACAACCACTCCCGCGTTACGGGCACCCTGCTGTTGCTGATGTCGAAGCGAGGTACCCCTTCCGAGCAAGGCGTCGTGATGGACCGCAAAGAGACGCTCGACGAGCTCGTGAACATGACCGGCCTACCGCTGGAGAAAGCCGAGGAAGTACTCGAGACGCTGCGCCGAGCGGGAATCGTAAGGTTTGAAAACAACGTTATGATGGTCAAATCGGCCGACAGCCTGGAAAGATTTATGAACTATTTGGAGATGAAAGAAGAATTCGGCCTGTAA
- a CDS encoding 4Fe-4S binding protein has translation MAYKITEDCIACGACIPECPEEAISEGDPIYIIDPEKCDECGSCADVCPVDCCVPEEEA, from the coding sequence ATGGCATACAAGATAACCGAAGACTGCATAGCGTGTGGCGCTTGCATCCCGGAGTGCCCGGAAGAGGCCATCTCGGAAGGGGACCCCATCTACATCATAGACCCCGAGAAATGCGATGAGTGCGGCTCGTGTGCAGACGTCTGCCCGGTCGACTGCTGCGTTCCGGAAGAAGAAGCTTAG
- a CDS encoding DUF116 domain-containing protein — translation MAGSAREKSVVGVEDTSYLGDEWREAGALAGFEAAIEQGPALFLAAVGILITGAAALFVLFWYFTAPRLEAFSPFLPSAVLLAGGVLISYLFLEYLGIIATTYTGKGLLLPLGRSSRIIMKFAAPARRLARLFGSTGDRMAHSAVRVSNAVTRATANRSKRPGPVLVLLPRCIQRPECSQPLVEDVDSCRRCGECPVAEILDLREEYDDVVMAVLTGGSVVPSVVRHFEPRAVIGVACERELITGIYVVNDRPVLGVANQRPQGPCRGTTLTLEELREAIEIFAGRRGP, via the coding sequence ATGGCCGGTTCGGCTCGAGAAAAAAGCGTCGTAGGGGTAGAAGATACGAGCTACCTGGGCGACGAGTGGCGCGAAGCCGGCGCGCTCGCCGGCTTCGAGGCCGCTATTGAACAAGGGCCGGCGCTTTTCCTGGCCGCGGTAGGCATCCTTATCACGGGGGCCGCGGCCTTGTTCGTTCTCTTTTGGTATTTTACCGCGCCGCGGCTCGAGGCGTTTTCGCCTTTCTTGCCCTCCGCCGTCTTGTTGGCCGGCGGCGTTTTAATTTCGTATTTATTTTTAGAATATCTGGGGATAATCGCGACGACGTATACCGGGAAGGGGTTACTCTTACCGCTCGGGCGCTCGAGCCGAATAATTATGAAATTCGCCGCGCCGGCCCGACGGTTAGCGCGCCTTTTCGGCTCCACCGGCGACCGTATGGCTCACTCCGCGGTCCGGGTATCGAACGCCGTTACGCGGGCGACGGCGAACCGCTCTAAAAGGCCGGGCCCGGTTCTCGTACTGTTGCCGCGTTGCATACAGCGGCCCGAGTGCAGCCAGCCGCTCGTCGAGGACGTGGACAGCTGCCGCCGCTGCGGCGAGTGCCCGGTAGCCGAAATCCTGGACCTGCGCGAGGAATACGACGACGTCGTGATGGCGGTGCTTACCGGCGGCAGCGTCGTCCCGTCGGTGGTGCGGCATTTCGAGCCGCGCGCGGTGATAGGGGTGGCGTGCGAACGGGAGTTGATTACGGGCATCTACGTCGTGAACGACCGGCCCGTGCTCGGTGTGGCCAACCAAAGGCCGCAGGGGCCGTGCCGCGGAACGACGCTTACGCTCGAGGAGTTGCGGGAGGCGATTGAAATATTCGCGGGGCGTAGGGGCCCTTGA